DNA sequence from the Anser cygnoides isolate HZ-2024a breed goose chromosome 7, Taihu_goose_T2T_genome, whole genome shotgun sequence genome:
GCCAAATTCGATGACTGAATTACCTACCCACTGAGGATCTTTCATTGACAGCTACCCGGGCAGATCAGGTCTAAACACACTGACTAACTGCTTAAAAGTTGGCAGTGTGAATGCCCGCACCAGCATCTGGCTTCCGCTACGTACCAAGGTACTGGGTGAAATGTAAAAACGTACGGACTAGAGAGAGAAGCAAGAAGCGCTCAACTCACCCTCTTCCAAGGGAGATCAACACAGGCTTCTCCAATCCAATCAGAACTCGGAAAGCTTCATTAACGTTTGCGTAGGAGAAGTTTTCTGCTGCATCCCCAACAACCACacagtttgggtttgttttatCAATCTCAGCAAATTCAGGGATGagatctaaagaaaaaaacatacaaatccCTTACTGTTACATATCCCATTGGAACTGATGGTTTGCTCCTAGATTCGTGTTTCCTTTCACTCATTGCTtgaaacattaataaataaataaataaacccaaGTCTGAATCAACTGTTCTTCAGCCCCCTTCTATTCCTGACCAGATCCTGATATTCACCCCAATGAAGAGGTGAAAACCATTTCCCACCCTTGCCTGAGCACCCACTTCTAAGTGGCTCATTGCACCCAGGCACCTGGACGCCTGGAGCACAACAACGTACTCACCTGGGGCTAGCCTGTGCACAGGTAAGTTTGCTCTTTACCTCCCTATTATTTACtgttcaaaaaagaaaacccttcaAAAAGAGGCCTCCCTGTCTGTTGTTCTGCCAAGTCACTCCACCAGCCTACCACCTCTAGGTGTCTTCACCATACCGCTGATGGAGATCTCACCCAGGCCACACCATTAAGTTTATTCCAGAGTCTCGTGACTTAGGAAAGAGTAGGAACATCACAGCTGGGAGCAGTTCCCCCCAACCAAGCTGCTCTATCACAAATCCCCACATCCCTCTGGGTtgtccccccccagaccccagtGTCTGCTGCAGCATTGTCCCACCGTCGTGAACGAGCAAGTGTGGCCTCAGTCCACGCTCCTTCAAGAGGCGgcaggctgctggtgctggggcagtGACTTCGGCCACGGAGATGTCAAAGCCCAGTCCCTGGAGCTTCTTCACAAACTTCTCTCGGGTCGCCTGTGTTTCGTTAGTGCAGAACCGCAGCTTTAGACCAGATGCTTTGATCCTGTTGTGTAAAAGCAGCAGAGGGGTTAATTGCACATAGAAAAGGAGGTGGGAGTATCAGCTTTGCTATCCCACATCTAACATGGTTAATTGCAATAAAAATGCAACTATGAAATGCCAGAACAGGAGCACAGAGTGGGcaggattggaagggacctctgaagatcacctggtccaaccccctgtcgggcaggaccacccaaaacacgttgcgcaggatggcatccaggtggattttgggtatctccagagaaggggactccacagcctctctggacaacctgttccagtgctctgtcacccttaccATGACCAAAGCATCCCTAAAATCCATTGAATTGGAGTACTACAAGTAAATTACATTGAATTGGAGTACTACAAGTTCCACGTGCAGAGCACCTGCCATGAAATGTGCCTTTCTTGAAATTCCCTAGAATTCCCAATCAGAAACCCCCAAAGCCAGTTAGTGTTAGACCAGTCCATGGACGTACACACACGAACCGCACAGCCACGAGTACAGTATCTGGAGCAATACCACTGGCTATGAGCATTTTAACTGGGATTTCCACCTGTCCACTTACTGGTCGTCTGCTGCAGTGGCTCAGTGTTTATGCGAGACGTAACAGCGGTTTTTGCACTTCTGCAGACTCCAAGTAAGAGGCCAGCTAGTTTCATCACGCTACAAGAATGATGCTTTTATCAACGCAGGGATGGCTTCAGTCACATTTATCATGCAATCTCTCATAAAACACCTGTGCTGCTATTTGTTGAGTAATCCTGAAGAACAGTGCACTTCCATTGATTTATTAATAAATGtttacagataaatatttttgacttctcaaggaaaaaaaagaaaacacagcctgAGGTGCCCAGAGCCAAGGACACCCGTCCTGTGCATCAGTGCTCTGTGATCTCATGCAAGTCCTCTGCCTCAGCGGTTTTGGTTCCCCCCCTGCAAACAAGGGTGCTAACAGCACACACGGCACAGTGCTTCAACacctacagaagaaaatttaactGCTTCATCTGGTTATCATCatacaggaaacaaaacattatttctaaCCATTCTTCACTGCATTGTGCCAGAATCGTTTCACAGTGCCAAGCTAATGACTGAGCTGTAGCGAGCCACTGGGGATGTCATGAAAAGGCCTCTGCTCCGAAGATGAGTTGTCTGCCTTTTGGAGAACCGTTGTATTTCAATGTGGCCGTGACAAAACAGAGACCTTTAAAGCGTATCTCAACGCTTTGCCTAACATTTGTTAGTTTTAGTGTGAATAGGTACAGAGGCTTATAAATTCTTACCAAAATATTACTACATTTCTTTGTGTTaggatgaaaaaatgttttctactaGGAAATCCCCTGCATTGATTCTCAAGACAACAAAATGTGTGGGTTCCTTTTCTAGGGAAGAGGATCCCAACCGGTTGGTGTAAACCCCAAAATCGCCTTAAGATAACATATCCAACGAAGACTTTCCATCAAACAATTCTTAGAAATCCGGTCCTGACCCAGAGAGTCCCTTGTGCTCATTAAAACTGTGTGCCAATGTCTTCTTCAGTAACACAGGtgattcatttctttcttattatttgTCTTTCCTAATCATAGGTATGTGAATTATCAATTACACTTAGTGGTTAATTGCCCTTCATAAAGAtagctttctattttaaattaggCAGTTAATATATTGTAACTAATAGCATCCACTTGTACATTATAAATATATCTTCATTGATTGGAGCAGTGAATGTGAGATTCGCTCGGAAGTTAATGAAGCAATTGAGTGAAGAAGTGCAGGGTGTACCCAGGGAATAATTATTGTTAATGAATTATGATGTGACCTTCTCAGAACAATGAACAATTGGTGTGACAGTGAGATGACAGTATTCCACATCTGTTATTCAAAACACGGTTTCAGCTGtagttaaaaagcaaagcaatgtaATTTGGATACATAAACTTTAACAAAGTGTGTTGTggttaaaaaaatcttattccAAAGACAAAGCCTATCTCCACGCTCTTAGATAAAAAATCCCACGATTCATGATCGTCTGGAAACAGACATTTGTTGAAGAAGAATCTATTCTCTCTCTTCTCAAAGGTCAATTAAATGAATTCAGGAACAACACTAACCGTTGAGTTGTACAGACAAATAAATGTGCCCTCACACGTCAGCTTGGTGAAAGCAAAGAGTGTGTTTTCCTATACTATTATAATTTAACTCCCTTTTCAGAATTTTAGATGAAAACCACAGTTATACTTCTGAAAGGCACGTCCAAAGTGGAAGCAGTTGAGCATATCCCAGACTGCTTCAAGCCTTAGTGACCACCAGCAATCGTCACCTCAACAAATGAGCTCAGTAAATTACTCATACCAAGTAAGGTCTAGAAAAAATTCAGCCAAGTTGGTCAGAAAATCGTTCTTTGGCTGAAACAACTCTGAATAGTACCCTGGAAcaccaaacaaaagaaaatcaacaaaaaCTCCTTACTCTACAAAGAAGAGTTATTTCtacaaaaataccttttcaaTGAAAACTCACCTGTGCTTTCAAAGTTGgaatctctaaaaaaaaaaccacaaaaccctCTGCTAGCTTTCTGCCAAATCCTTACACAACAGTTGCACCCGCTGGTAACTGCATGATTACACACACGCCAGGACCAGTCCATCCCTCAGCGCTCAGCACACAGACCGTGACCAGAGCCCGCAGGCCACCGCTGGCAGCAAACAACCATTAACTCGGAGCTTAAAGGAACAGGGAGAGCACTGAACGACAGCTCTGCGCGGGGGAAATCCTGGACCCACTCACATTTATAGCAAAACTCTCCTTCGGTTTTCATTGCCAGGCTTTGCCCCAGGAGAAGCTGAAACAGACAGCCTGAAGGTGTGTCTAGCAGAGATGAGACGCCTTAGCAAAGCGAGTCGGTTCTTCACAGCAAGCCCCGAGCTTCTGAGCTGACGCAGCACCCGGTGTGCGCGGTGTAAGACACGGATGAGCAGGTCGCTGCAACGCCTAGCGCTAGATTGTGCTAGGTTGTGGggaagctgggaaaaaaagtacaaatcTGTGATGTGATGACTTATTTGGTAAGTAAATACCTGCAAGTACAGAGGAATGAGATAACAGCAGACGAAGTAACTAAGCGAGATTCTGCCCGGATCCCCAGGGTTACAGTTAGCAGCAGCACCACCGCAGAACGGCAGGCACACTCTGTGAACCCAGTCAGCGCGGCCTTCAACAGCCTCCGTACCTCACAGCTGCGATCCAGATCCCAGAAGTCCCCAAAATCAATCCTAATCAGGGTGCAAGCCGAGCACGCACACGGCAGTGCTTCACCCCGTGCTGCTGAGGCCCGTGGACACGCCGGTGCCGCTGGGCAGGCCCCACACGCCCGTCATGGCGCCGCTcccccaggcagagcaggcacGAGGCCGCACGGCGGGGCTGTACCACCACACGGGCGCCGAGCAAAGCAGCCCACAGAACTTCCAGGCCCCAAATCGTAAACAGGCAGAACTAAAACCCCACCAGGTGGCTCAGGAGAGGTTCTCCTAAGCCTCACCACAGGAGGGATTTAAACCCGCCCCGTACCGAAACAACCATTTGGTCGCCCACACGATCCCTAAATCTGGAACTGGGGGCTCCCGCTCAGCGCCAGGCACGCCGTGAGGGCACGGAGGTAGGAGATACGGAGATGAGGTTTTTAATTTCAGCCCGGCACCGTCCCTCACGCCGCGCCAGCTCTTTGAACTGACCTTTACCTCATCCTGCCGGAGCGGGACAAGACGCTGAGTGACAATGTCCCACAGTGCAATTACCGTGCGTCAGATGAGCCGGTCCCTTACAAATCACCTCGAACTTTACACATCTGCTGGCTGTCAGCATCTGCCAGGTTCACTCACCcgaaaataatgaaaaaaactcTCATTATTGTTCCATAACAGGTAAAGTGTTAGGACAATTATTAGACATCCTGGCTGACCTTGTGCAGACAACCAACTGCCCTTGCCAACCTTTACGGGCAGACTTTGGGCATATAAAACGCAAAAGCCGTTCTTTTAGACAACGCAGAGGTTGTGACACCAGCAGGAAGAGAAACGGCCCTAGGATCCAGGCTGAAAGCCATCACTCCTTACATTCATGTTGTCTTGCAAACGGCAGAAGAAACTAAGGATGTGGCGTGAGGCTAAACTTCAGACTTCCCCTCGCTGAGCACCCGCGAGTGTCGCAGGCAGGGTTCGTCCCACCAGGAGGGccgggcagcagccagcaggctCCTGTGCGCACGGGCAGGGTGGCAGAAAGCCACGTCCCGcaagaggcagcagcctgagccGGGCAACTGGATTTGGTCTTTCACAACGGGTTTGGAGGAGTGCAGGTTGCGAGATTTCAGGAACTGGCTTTCTATCTCGCCTTTCGTTGTTCAGAGGTTTTTTAGtttgagagaaaagaaagcgTGCTGAGTGCTGGTGCTCTTCGGCTCTTCGCATGCACAAATACCCGTGTTCTTCCGTGTGAACCTGTCACCACTAACACCATCCCAGACACAGGGGAAAACAACAGCACCAGACAGCTACTTGAGATCAAGCAACAAACTAAAACCAGAACTCATGCAGGAATGCCCTCCGCATGGGccagggtgctggtgctgcaggtaCATCTCCTGTCCAGGGAACTTTCTGTTTTAGTTGCAAAGTTGGGAAACCTCCtgaacaatattattttttaaagcaatctcCCCTTTCTAAAAAACGTAATGAAGTAATGAATTGagttttccaaagcaaaaaaaaaaaaaaggcaaagcagagtgCTGAGGAAAATCTGGGTTACCTTAGCATTGCCTTGATCTAAGTTCTTAGACAGCGCTACAAGGAAATACTCAGTTTGCCTCTGCTATTGACACACACCAGTGTCTACTACTCAAATGCCATGGCTGTCCAGGAATGCTCTCAGGAACCCGAATCATACTTTATAGCCCATCCATACCACTGATTCCAGAGCCACTGACACCAGGTCTGTAAAAAATCCCCCCATGATCGTTTTTAAGCAGCTAAAAAGGAATGATTTCCTTGAGTGCTGGCTGTTGACCATTCTTACTGGCAGCATTTCATTAGATTTTAATCATTGAATCATATGTAAAGACTCATTTAGAAAGGACACCATTGGTACCTGGTATAGCCAGGCTCACTAAAACTACTGATCTCTGGTGGTCCGCCTTTCTGCTCCACATAGCGATGCTGGCCCTACAAATCCTTATGCATTGCATTCTTTGGCCCAGCTCCCCTTGCATTTCTGTGTCTGAAACACATCTCTACATCTGCCATCTTATGAGCACaatttcctccccagatc
Encoded proteins:
- the LHPP gene encoding phospholysine phosphohistidine inorganic pyrophosphate phosphatase isoform X4, which produces MAAQDGGAKMAAWARGVRGLLLDISGVLYDSGGGGGGAPIAGSAEAVRKIKASGLKLRFCTNETQATREKFVKKLQGLGFDISVAEVTAPAPAACRLLKERGLRPHLLVHDDLIPEFAEIDKTNPNCVVVGDAAENFSYANVNEAFRVLIGLEKPVLISLGRGRYYKETDGLKLDVGAYMKALEYACDVEAEVVGKPAKAFFESALAEMGVPPQQDIRMSMK